A single genomic interval of Deltaproteobacteria bacterium harbors:
- a CDS encoding pyruvoyl-dependent arginine decarboxylase, with product EDLAASMLATILGVDFDPNTSYDERKDIWRMSDKIVITRQVTQSAIGDRDGLWTSVVAAAVFAE from the coding sequence GAGGACCTCGCCGCCTCCATGCTGGCCACGATCCTCGGGGTCGACTTCGACCCGAACACCAGCTACGACGAGCGCAAGGACATCTGGCGGATGAGCGACAAGATCGTCATCACGCGCCAGGTGACGCAGTCCGCCATCGGGGACCGGGACGGGCTGTGGACGTCGGTCGTGGCCGCGGCGGTGTTCGCCGAGTAG